TTTGGAGATGTTAGTGAGAAAGCTGTTGAAGACTTGGGACTTAATAAGGATCAATTAATCGATTTACTCGTAGAACGTGTTCTGCAAAAGCTAAAATAAGCAAAGAGCAGCACAATCATTAATAACAAAATAAAAATATAATCTAGGAGGAAGATACAATGGCTAATACAAACGCATTAGGAATGATTGAAACAAAAGGATTGGTAGCTGCAGTAGAGGCAGCAGATGCAATGGTTAAAGCAGCAAATGTAACGTTAATTGGAAAAGAACAAGTAGGTGGCGGACTGGTAACGGTTATGGTTCGTGGGGATGTAGGAGCTGTTAAAGCCGCAACAGATGCTGGAGCTGCAGCTGCAGAAGCAGTTGGTGAATTAATATCTGTTCATGTAATTCCACGTCCACATATGGAAGTAGATGTAATCCTGCCAAAATACGATTCACAGGCTTCGAACTC
This genomic stretch from Lacrimispora sphenoides harbors:
- a CDS encoding BMC domain-containing protein, with the translated sequence MANTNALGMIETKGLVAAVEAADAMVKAANVTLIGKEQVGGGLVTVMVRGDVGAVKAATDAGAAAAEAVGELISVHVIPRPHMEVDVILPKYDSQASNS